Proteins from a single region of Oryza brachyantha chromosome 6, ObraRS2, whole genome shotgun sequence:
- the LOC102709752 gene encoding patatin-like protein 3 yields MATSSLALLDQTMPFPAAAGVGVAAFGSGSDRLSQEIFSILESNFLFGAPPAEGPGYYSVGRVRVLSIDGGDGGALAAAALVRLERRLKELSGNPDARVADFFDLAAGSGAGGFLAAALFACRMPAEAARDVVAKNRKVFSGRHGRGGLFWRPESVFKKVFGDLTVRDAAKPLLIPCYDMATAAPFVFSRADAVEAEAFDFPLWQVCAAACGVGPTEVSSLDGRTRLRAAAATGGGGAVANPTAVAVTHVLHNKREFPFAVGAGDLVVLSLGGNNAASSSSSPRTSSSSLLRIAGACQADMVDQAVSMAFGESRATNYIRIQGNGIAAGATTAEAAMTERSVESVLFRGKKLMAQTNGERLDGVAEQLLREHHRRMESKTPVVLIKPSATPRTSSSSASTLITVSTNASSESP; encoded by the exons ATGGCGACCTCCTCGCTCGCGTTGCTCGATCAGACGATGCCgttccctgccgccgccggcgtcggcgtcgcggcgTTCGGCAGTGGCTCTGACCGCCTCAGCCAGGAGATCTTCTCCATCCTCGAGTCCAACTTCCTCTTCGGCGCGCCACCGGCGGAGGGGCCTGGTTATTACTCTGTTGGCCGCGTCCGCGTGCTCTCGAttgatggcggcgacggcggcgcgctggccgcggccgcgctggTCCGTCTCGAGCGCCGGCTCAAGGAGCTCTCTGGGAACCCTGATGCCCGCGTTGCTGATTTCTTTGACCTGGcggccggctccggcgccggtgggttcctcgccgccgcgctgttcGCGTGCCGGATGCCCGCCGAGGCGGCGCGCGACGTCGTTGCCAAGAACCGGAAGGTGTTCTCCGGCCGCCATGGGAGGGGAGGGCTGTTCTGGAGGCCCGAGTCGGTGTTCAAGAAGGTGTTCGGCGACCTGACGGTGAGGGACGCCGCCAAGCCGCTGCTGATACCCTGCTACgacatggcgacggcggcgccgttcGTCTTCTcccgcgccgacgccgtcgaggccgAGGCGTTCGACTTCCCGCTCTGGCAGGTCTGCGCCGCGGCGTGCGGCGTGGGGCCCACCGAGGTCTCGTCCCTCGACGGCCGCACCAGgctccgcgccgcggcggccaccggcggcggcggcgccgtggccAACCccacggccgtcgccgtcacgcacGTGCTCCACAACAAGCGCGAGTTCCCcttcgccgtcggcgccggcgacctcgTCGTGCTGTCCCTCGGCGGGAACAACGccgcctcatcctcctcctccccccgcaCGTCGTCATCAAGCCTCCTGCGCATCGCCGGAGCTTGCCAGGCCGACATG GTGGACCAAGCTGTATCAATGGCGTTCGGCGAGAGCAGGGCGACCAACTACATCCGTAtccag GGCAACGGCATTGCGGCcggagcgacgacggcggaggcggcgatgacggAGCGGAGCGTGGAGTCCGTCCTTTTCCGGGGAAAGAAGCTAATGGCGCAGACCAACGGCGAGCGCCTCGACGGCGTGGCGGAGCAGCTGCTGCGGGAGCACCACCGGAGGATGGAGAGCAAGACGCCGGTGGTGCTCATCAAGCcgtcggcgacgccgaggacgtcgtcgtcgtcggcgtccacGCTCATCACCGTGTCCACCAACGCCTCGTCGGAGTCTCCATGA